The DNA sequence GATGTACTTCTCCTTGCGGACGACAACGCTTTTTTCAAATCGCTCTCTCCGCGCGTCCAGGCGTTGGCGGTCTACTCCGCATGAGGAGATCTGTCCGACCAAGATCACATTCACACCGGAGATATTGCCCAATTCCACAGTGGTCGATTCGTCCATCAGGCCACTCACGCTCAACTGCTGCTCGTCCAAAATGCGGTCAAGCTGCTCTCTGTTGATGGCTTCGAAGAATTCGTATTTGGAGGCATTGTTGACCAAGTTTTCGATCACCTTGTTGGAGAGCGAAGCACCTGCGTTTCCGTGCTCGTATCCCGACCACTCAAAATTGGTGACTCCGAGGCGGGTGGTTCCTTTCTTTCTGGCATCGGCATACTGTGCCTCGGCATCTTTGAAGCTCGGCACATATTCGTACGAATAGCGGAAATGCTTGGCGGCCTTTTTGTTGGAGGCGATGTCGGCGGAACCGACCAATTCAGCCCCTTGGTTGTAGTGCCATTCGGCGGCTTGTTGCTCAAACTCCTTGAGGGTAGCTTTGGCCTCGGTGATCTGCGTGTTGTAGCGATTGATCTCAAATTCAAGCGCAGGGTCCTTCTTTTTGGTTGGCTTGAACTTTTCGGGATCGGTACGCTTGAGGATTTTGCTGTATTTGTCCAGCGCGATGTAGGCATTCACGATGGTTGCCTTGTGCGCAGCGCTTGCGTCATTTTCGAACGTCTGGGAGGCTGCTTCCGAAGCCGCAATTGTCTCCAGATTGATGTCCGTGGTTCTTTCGTAGAATCGTCTCAGGTAGTCCTGAGCATTCTTGATGTCCTTTTTCTTCTCGGCAATCTCCAGCGCATAGGCAGCGTAGATGACTGCTTCGTTCAGTTGGTCATTCTCCACAAAATCTTTGGCCGCCTTGATGTAGTAGTTCGGCTTTTCGGTCATCGGCATGCTGTACGATTTGATCGTGTATGCCTTCTGAGCAAATATCGAGGTTGTGGATAGTACCAATAGGGTAAAAATAGCGATTCTCATAATCTCGCAATATGAAAGGTTTAGGTATATAGGAAGTGGTCGCGTTTTGGTGGAGAAGGAACATGAGACCTTCGTCAGCAGAAGCAGGTTGGAAAATGTCTCCATTCTGATTCATAAATCCGCATTTTCTTGAAAAAGGAAAGTACATTCCCGGCTTTTTTCCACGAAGTATTCGCCCATCAAATAGCAAAAAAAATCACGAAATTATTAAATAATGGTATTAAATATTCAGTAAATGTAGATAGTCCTATATACAGTCATGAATGAACCATTCAATACCCAACCCGCTCATAACGCAGCAAATACGATCAGCATTTGGGGTTTCTGTGACTCCCATTGATCAGATGAGCGATCGAAAAACTATTGTAAGGAGAGAGAATCCAACCGAATTCCACATGTCGTCTGTCCATTCCCCCAAAATTCAGCAGTACCAAGTAGGGGAAATTATCCTATCTCACGTCCCCTCCATATATAGGGTCTTTGCTCCCACAATAGATAGAACCTGAATCATGGAGCTTCAGTCCCTTCCTGTTTCGAGGAAAATGCACCTTTCCATTTCCGCCCAATACTTGGACAAATGATGCTGCTGAGTTCAATGGATTCCCGGTATGAAGTCCCCATTTTCTCGATCCCCTTAAACAGATTCATGGAGCCATGATCCAAAATGCGGGAAATGCGTATGGGGATGCATCGGGAAGTGGGGTGTGGATTTTCATTCTATCCCGAAAAGCCTTTATTTTGGGGGCTTATAGAAAGGGTATCAGAACGTCTAAGTTCAACATGATCAAACATCCAGACAGATTTCAGCGTCGTCATATCGGTCCTACTCCTGGGGAGCTGGATCATATGCTTTCCACAGTAGGTGTGGACTCACTCGACGATTTGATCGGGCAAACCGTGCCGGCAAAAATCCGATTGGAACAGCCGTTGGAGGCACATGAAGCCTTGAGCGAACATGAATACCTGCGGGCTTTGAAGCAATCCGCTGCCAAGAACCAAGTATTCAAGAACTATATCGGATTGGGATATTACGGTACCGTAACTCCCTCCGTGATCTTGCGGAATATCTTTGAGAACCCGGGATGGTACACCCAGTACACCCCCTATCAGGCTGAAATCTCCCAAGGCCGTTTGGAAGCATTGCTGAACTTCCAGACCATGGTGAGCGATCTGACCGGACTGCCTATCGCCAATGCATCTTTGCTGGACGAAGGTACAGCCGCTGCAGAGGCCATGGCCATGACCTATGGACAAAAGCGCAAAAAAGACCGCAAGTCAAATGCAAATGTCCTGCTCGTGGCAAGCACGCTCTTCCCTCAGACCATCGAGGTACTGAAGACACGCGCGGAAGCAGTCGGCATCGAATTGCGGATTGCCCACCCGAGCGAGTTTGTGGTAGACGAAAGCGTATTTGGTGCAGTCGTCCAATACCCAGACAACAATGGCGAAATCCACGGCTATCAGGCATTGGCTGATGAGCTGCACGCCCAAAAAGGGTACTTGATCGTCGCTGCGGACATTATGTCCCTGCTCAACCTAGAAGCTCCGGCTTCCTTTGGTGCAGATGTAGTAGTCGGCAATACCCAGCGATTTGGGGTACCGATGGGCTTTGGTGGTCCACACGCTGCCTACTTCGCCACTTCCAACGAATTCTTGCGCCTCCTGCCAGGCCGTATCATCGGAGTTTCCGTAGATCGCCTCGGCAATGCCGCTATGCGAATGACGCTCCAGACTCGTGAGCAGCACATTCGTCGCGACAAGGCGACTTCCAATATCTGTACTGCGCAGGCATTGCTCGCCATCATGGCAGGGATGTACGCAGTTTATCACGGTCCAACCGGACTGCAGGCCATTGCCACCCGAATCCACAGATTCACGGCAACGACCGACAAGGCACTCAAGGCACTCGGCCTAAACCAGCAGAATAGTTCCTACTTCGACACCCTCCGAATCGAAGCCGACGTCGAGCAGCAATTGCACATCCGCGAACTTGCAGAAGCACGCGGAATCAACTTGCGCTACGACGATGGATTCGTGGGAATCTCCCTCGATGAGACCACCGAATGGAGCGATGTGGAAGGATTGGTGAATCTATTCGCAGCATGGAAAGGCGTTCAAGCACCTGAACTGGATTTGGCAGAAGCGAACGCAGCCATCTCTCCAGATTTCATCCGCAAAAGCGAATTCCTTACGCACCCAGTATTCAACAGCCATCACTCCGAAACGGCGATGATGCGCTACATCAAGTCCCTCGAAAACAAGGACTTGTCCCTGAATGCTGCCATGATCCCATTGGGCTCCTGCACCATGAAACTGAATGCAGCAACCGAGCTGATCCCTGTTTCTTGGCCAGAATTCTCCCAGATCCACCCATTTGCCCCTGAAAATCAGACGCAAGGATACAAGGAGATCATCACTGAGCTGGAAAACCGCCTATGCGACATCACTGGATTCGCGGGCATGTCCTTCCAGCCCAACTCTGGTGCACAGGGTGAATTTGCAGGGCTGCTGGTCATCCGTGCCTATCACCATAGCCGCGGCGATCACCACCGTAACATCGCCTTGATTCCTTCCTCCGCTCACGGAACCAACCCTGCTTCCGCCGTCATGGCCGGGATGAAAGTGGTAGTTGTGAAGTGCGATGACCAAGGAAACATCGATGTTGCCGATCTTAAAGCCAAGGCAGAACAACACAAAGACAATCTGTCCAGCCTGATGATCACCTATCCGTCTACCCACGGGGTATTCGAAGAGACCATCATGGACATTTGCCAGATCATCCACGACAATGGAGGTCAGGTATACATGGACGGTGCCAATATGAATGCACAGGTGGGATTGACAAGCCCCGGTCGTATCGGAGCGGATGTCTGCCACTTGAATCTCCACAAGACGTTTGCCATTCCTCATGGTGGTGGTGGACCGGGTGTGGGCCCGATTGGTGTGGCCGCTCACTTGAAGCCATTCCTCCCCGGACACGGTTTGTCTACCATCGGTACAGATCAGTCTATCCCAGCGGTTTCTGCAGCGCCATTTGGTTCTGCCAGCATCTTGCTGATCTCCTACGCCTACCTGCAATTGTTGGGAAGCGAAGGCTCCAAGGCTGCCTCTGAGTATGCGATCTTGAACGCCAACTACATGAAGTCTCGTCTGGAAGAAGCCTACCCGGTATTGTTCCAAGGGACCAATGGACGAGTTGCCCACGAGTTCATCCTCGACCTGCGCCAGTTCAAGGCCAGCCTTGGATTGGAAGTGGACGACATCACCAAGCGTTTGATCGACTATGGATTCCATGCACCGACCGTATCTTGGCCAGTACCGGGAACCATCATGGTCGAGCCTACCGAGTCCGAGCCGTTGAGCGAGTTGGACCGCTTCTGTGATGCGATGCTGTCCATCCGTGAAGAGATCCGCGAGCTGGAAAATGGATTGGCAGATGCCGACGACAATGTCCTGAAAAATGCGCCGCATACCATGGCGGAAGTTACTTCCGATGGATGGGCACATGCCTACAGCCGCCAAAAGGCTGCCTTCCCAGTTCCTTCTTTGTATCAGAACAAGTTCTGGCCTTCCGTAGCCCGGGTAAACAATACCTTCGGCGATCGCAATGTCGTGTGTACCTGTCCTCCACTGGAAGCGTACGCCGAGGAAGCAGCCAACTAGATTATATTTTACATCCTACCCCTTGGGCATGTGACATCGTCGCATGCCCTTTTTTGTTGGCTGACCCAATCTGCCGAGATTGCTAAATCCCTGACTGCCAAAATACTTGGTGTATTTCATGTGGATAAGTAGGCCCACTTCCAGTTGTTTCATCTGGGGAGAATCGAAACATTTGGGCTTTCTGCTGTTAGAGAGGAACCACCACACTTTCATCTATCACACTCAAAACACACAGATGTCCTCGCAACAAGCTATTCAGACAGGTGTTTTTTGTTGGGCAGAGCTCGCAACTCCCAATCTTGACGCCGTACAGCCTTTTTATGCCCAATTGTTCCACTGGAACCCCACTCCTTCTCCAGATCCGAATGGCGATCCGTACACCTTTTGCCAATCGGGCGAAGATACCATTGCGGGCATGTACGCCTTTCAACCCGGAGAAGCAGGCCAATATCCACGTTGGGATTCCTATATCGCAGTGGCAGATGCCCAACACGCCGTGAATGTGGCTCGGGTGACTGGTGGCACCATCCTGACCGAACCCACAGAAGTGATGAATATGGGCACCATGGCCGCCATTCAAGATCCGGGCGGTGCGGTCATCCGTGTATGGCAACCCCACAAACCCGAACCGATTCCTGCAGCTGGGGCTCCGGGGACCATTGTCTGGAATGAGTTGGCGACCCGCAACACACAGGCATGTACCGAGTTCTACACGGAGGTATTCGGTTGGAAAGCTGAATACACCGAAGATCCCATGCCCTACACCGTTTTCTGGAAAGACGACGTTCGTGCAGCTGGCATGATGGAAATGGGTGACAACTTCCCGAAAGAGGTTCCCGCACATTGGATGCCTTACTTCGCAGCCGATGATGTAGATCATCTCCAGACACTCGCCAAATCACTGGATGGTGAAATCGTGGTACCTGCACAAGACGTACCGACCGTAGGCAGATTTGCGGTCCTTCAAGATCCGGGCGGAGCCACATTCTCCGTCATCAAGTTTTCCGAAGCCTGATCAAAGGTCAGGTCAATCCTGTCGGAAGGGGCTGCTCCTTGGAGTTGGCCCCTGTTTTTTGGGGATCAGGGAGAATGGAACACCAAGGCTCCACCAGGAGATTCCCCTACGGGATAAGTCTCAGATGGAATTGTGTTTGGAAGGTTTGGGCGTGCCCCGGCAGGCTTGGGAGCAGGTTCCTGCTTGGGTAGGAGCGACGCCGGGTCAGGTGCCTATGGGCTACGCGGTCGCTTCGGTCGGAGGAGGCTGGACGCCGCCGTTCATGTTTTGATCCAAAACTTCTCGTGTCTCCCAGATGATCCCATCCATCTCTCCGACTACCCCTTCGGCCCCTTCACGCCGCACTTGCCAGCCGCACATCGAGAGATGAACTTCCTAGCCCCACCAAAAAATCGAGGCTACCTCAAACGAGGTAGCCTCACGATATCTGATATCATTTCCGGGTGGATGATATCGGATGTTTATTCATCCCACCACACAGGCTTCAAGATGTCGGATGTGACAACTGCACTGGTGTTGTAGAGACGCTCCACAGAAGGGGTTGGCAGACGACGAGGAATTCCCGCTACACTTCCACCTGGATTGGGGGTCAGCTCTGGAAATCCGGTACGACGCCAGTCAGAGTAAGACTCGATCTGCGTGAACATTGCCACGTACTTCTGCTCCATGATCTTCTTCAACGTGATGGAAGCTCCATCCTCAGAAGCGATCGCATCTACAAATTCGCTAGGCGCTTCCTCGCCAGTCACTTTCTCGATGTGCGTGATAACAGCCTCATTGAATGCAGAAGCAGCATTGTCTACATCGCCAGAACGCAAGCTAGCTTCTGCTTCCAGGAACTTGGCTTCCACATAGGTAGCCAATGGTGCCGCAGAAGTAGGAGAAGCATAGTAGGGTCCAGTGATGGAAGTACTGTTGTCTACAGATCCGAGTGGGGTACCCACGTATTCACCAGCCGTCGTCTGAGTGGCGATCATCGGCAAACGAGGGTCGTTCTGAGCCTTCAACATTTCGATGAAGAACTCGCCCATCATCATGTAGCCACCACGGTTTTGGTGGAACGCATACCATTGGTTGTTCTCATTACCGTTGGGACCGAAGATGGCCATGGCATCGTCTTCAACTCCAGTCATTCCGGCATTGGCCAAGTACTGAAGCACTTTGGCAGCAGACTCACTGTCGCGCTTGCTGATGCGGTTGGCATAGCGAGCTTTCAGCAACCAAGCAGTCTTGATCCATGCATCGACATCACCGCCGTGGATAAAATCGTCAGCGCCCGGGAGATTGACATTCGCAGTTACATCCTTGGAAAGATCAGCAATGCCCTCGTCCAACAAGGTTTGAACATCTTGGATCACGGCAGCTTGGGCATCGTAGGCAGGATTGAAATTGTCCTCGCCATTGATTCCCAAAGAAGCTTCTTGGCTAGGCACATCGCCCCACAGGTCAGTCGCCAATCCCAAGGCCATCGCCTTCATGATTTTGGCGATTCCACGGTAGTATGGGTCCGTTTCACCCGCCTGCTCGATCAACTGGTTCTCGTTGACGATACACTTGGTGTAGATCGTTTCCCACTCGTTCACGTTGTTTCCTTCCAAGATGACATAGTTGGCAATGTCCTCAAGCTGGAAGTCGGTACCCGCTGAGTGCTGCGTCAAGACAGAAGTCAGACGAGCCAATTGTCCGGTAAATGCCGTAAAGGTTCCCAACTGAGAGGCAGACAGCAAGAGGCCATTGGTGACGCCAGAAGGATTGTTGGGAGATTCATCGAGGCCATCGACAAAGTTGGAGCAAGAAGATGCCACCATCAGTGCCCCAAGGGCCAACATGGAAAATATCTTTTTCATGAGTATGATCTATTGAAGAAAATTTGACAAGCGATGGCGGAATTCCTCTGGTACATGTAGAGGAATGCCTCCATCTGATTGCATCGAAAACTCCCTAGAATCCAAGGGAAAGAGTCGCCATGTAGGACTTGGTGCTAGGCATGTTGAAATAGTCGAATCCATTCACATTGGACTCTGCACCCAACAAGCTCGTCTCAGGGTCAACCCCCGGGTAGTCAGTGCTCAACCACAAGTTGCGGCCAGACAGAGACACCGTCAGGCTGCGGAGGAACTTGGTGTTGATCGCTGTGCGGTAGTTGAGAGACACCTCGCGAAGACGAATCCAAGATCCATCAAAGACAGCATTCTCAACAGCGGCACCAGCATCTCCCAAGTAGTTCTGGTAGTAAGTTTGAGCATCAATGGCGATGTCGTTGGCACGGAAAGTACCATCGGCATTTTCGATCACTCCCTCGATCACGTAGTCGCGCTCACGATCAGCAGAAGCTTCGGTACGACCCAAGCGGTTCAGACGTGCACAAGTACCACACCATACATCTCCTCCTTGGCGGATGTCCAACAAGGCGGTAGCGGAGAATCCTTTGTAGGTAAGGGTGTTGCGGATACCGGCCAACCAGTCTGGGTAGGGATTCCCTACATTGCCACGCTCGGCAGCCACGATTGGCAGACCATCTGTCTCGTCGATGAGCAACTGACCGTCCTCTGTGCGCTCCCACTTGGTGGAGTACAAAGCACCGTAAGGCTGGCCTACAATCGCGAAGGAACCGATGGAAGAGAACGCAGATTCAATAGACAACTCTTCAACGCCGTCAGCCAAGGACAATACCTCGTTCACGTTGCGTGTGAAGTTCACCCCGATATCCCAAGAGAAATTGTCGGTTTTGACGGGAGTACCTGTGATGACTGCTTCGATACCCCGGTTGCGCATGGAACCGAAGTTGCCGAAGATGAAGCGGAAACCGGAAGAACCAGCCAATGGACGAGTGATCAGCAAGTCCTCAGACTTTTGATCGTACAGCGTCACATCCAAGCCCAAACGACCGAGGAAGAAGCGCAAGTCAAACCCAAGTTCGGTAGAGGTTACCTTCTCGGGTCTCAAGTTGGCATTTCCGAGCGTAGTGGCGAATCCGAAACCTGACTGAGCCAAGTATGGGAAGCTGATACCGTTGGTGAATCCATCTGTGAAGAACGGAGGCGTGTACAGCGTCCGGGTCAAGTATGGATCTGGATTGATACCTGCCTGCGCGATGGCAAAACGAACTTTACCGAAGGAGAGAATCTCGTTGTCAGGAATCAACTCGGAGAATACGAAGGACAGGTTGGCAGCAGGATAGAAGAAGTTATCCTTGGCAGGACCGAAGGTGGAAGCCCACTCGTTACGGCCAGTCAACTGCAAGTACAACATTTCTTTGAAGCTCACATTCGCGTCAAAGAAGAAGGCAGCGGTACGCTGAGTTTCCTCTACCTCGGACACATACAGGTCGTTGGTATTGGAATAATTGTAGAATCCAGGGATAGAAATGTTTCGTCCGCGAGAGAACAAGTTCTGCGTGTATTTTTCCCACAGGTTGTTACCGAGAGTCAATTCGGCTGTCAAGTCATCGGTGAAGTCGTACTTGGCACGCACCAAGAGGTCGGAGTACAATTCACGAGAGCGGAGCGTATTGTCCCAGATTTCTCCCAAAGGCGCGTTTGCAGGGTTCCATGCACCCAAGGCCCAGATTTGGTTACGCTGATCGGTGTAGGTATCCGTACCCAGACGGTAGGTCACGCTCAACCAATCCAATGGCTTGTACTCGGCGTAGATGTTCCCCATCAAGCGATCCACTTGGTCAGTGAATGGGTTTTTGTACGCAGTGAAGTATGGGTTGTCATACACGAAGAAGTACTGGCGCTGTTGGCCATTTGGATAGAGGTATCCTTCTTCGCCTGTTCCTGCGAGGTTGAAGCTGGCAGGGGTACGAGACAAGGTCAACATGACCCCAGAGAGGTTGGAACCATTCTGGGCACGGTTACCACCAGAATTGATGTAACCGATTGTCGCGCCTACCTTGATCTGATCATTGACTTTGACGTCAGACGCCAAACGGATGGAAGCACGGTTGAAGCTCGTGTTGGGTACCACCCCGGTTTGATCCAAGAAGCCCAAAGACAAGCGGAAGGAAGCATTTTCGGTTCCACCGGCAACAGACAAGTTGGAGCTAGAGGAAACTGCATTCTGGAAGAAGTCCCCTACGTTGTCGTAAGCTTGCAGATTGGTGGAGTCTGAGATTTTGGGACCCCAGCTAGCGGAGGTACCCGCAGATACATCATCCGCAGTTCCGTACAAATTGTCTGGACCGGGATCGAAGGTATTGAATACCGGTACACCGTCTGCATTGTAGTTCCCCTGCGCCCACTCATCCTGCAACTCAGGCATTTTGTTGACTTGAGAAATCTCCAACGTGCTACGGAAATTGACGGTCGTACGCCCCGCCTTACCACGCTTGGTGGTGATGATGATCGCACCGTTACCAGCACGTACTCCGTAGAGGGCAGCAGCTGCAGGACCTTTCAGGATGGACACAGACTCGATGTCATCTGGGTTGATGTCAATCGCCCGGTTGGAGTTGTTCACCCCTTGGAGGTTGTCGTTGAATGGATAATCTTCCCCCTCAGACTGATCGGTCGAGTTGTCGATGGGCACACCGTCCACGACAAATAGGGGCTGGTTTTCTCCTGTAAAGGTAGAAGCACCACGGATCAAGATTTTGGAGGAAGCACCGGGAGTACCACTGGACCCTACGACTTGGATACCTGCAGCTTTACCGGAGAGAGATTGGACGACATTTACCTCACCGGAATTCACCAGTTCAGATCCGTCGACATCTTGAATAGAATAACCGAGTGATTTCTTCTCGCGAGAAACACCAAGGGCAGTCACGACTACCTCATCCAGTTGGAGCAGATCCTCTTCCAGCTGGATATCCAGCGAAGTCTGCCCGGTCATTTCAATTGTCAGGGGCTTGTAGTTGATGTAGGAAACGACCAGTTCCTTGACCTCAGCAGGCACCTCAAGCGAGTATGCTCCAGCTGCATCAGTCAAGACCCCTTGGGTAGTTCCAGCAAGCAAAATGGTCACCCCTTCCATGGGAAGACCTGTTGCTTTGTCGGTCACACGACCAGAAATCGTGCTCTGTGCCCAGGCCATACCTGAGATCAGGAGGCTGAACACCAAGAAGGATAACACCTTTTTCATAGCAAAGAATTGTACATGAGTAAACTCGAATAAAGAACGAGCATGCATGAGTCCTCCCTGTCCATTTTGGCAAAAGCCAAAAGGAGGATCTCACCCCGAAAAGCGGGATGCATGCGAGTAAAAAAATTATGTTGGAAATTCGGGAGGTGGGATAGTGTCCATTGATAAAGCCACCTTTCCGATTTCACGGGAGTTCCGCGGAGCGAAATGTATCGATCATTCGGTGCGTCCAACTACCAGAATGATCGGGATTCGGTTGATTTGCAACCTTTAGAAATCTCCATTTCAATCCTTGGGAATACCCAGTGTCATGTACCAAACTAACTGTTTTCCGGAGAGAAAAGAAGCCTAGCATTCCCAACTTTAGCCCAACAGCAGGCATGGCAAGTCCAGCGGCACGAATCCTTCGACAAACGGAAGCCCCAAAAGACAACCCGTAAGCATTGGCTGATTTAGCGGAAAATCACACGCCCAACTCCCTCATTTGCTCGACAAAACGCAATCGGGCAAATTCCTTCCCTATCTTTCCTCAAACTTGAAATCCAGCGAGGTAGAGACAGCATTCGTCGAATACATCGGTTTGGTCTCCAAGGACTTATTACCTTACCATCCTCAGTTATCAAGCACAGTGTTCGACGTCCCCGCGCTGAAATTCCTTTCGGTGCGGGATTTTTTTGTTTGAAATGAATGGGGATAGGTGGGGGGGCCGGACTGAGGGAGGCTTGGAAATAGCAGTAAACAAACAACCCACTGGGCATAGGGTATATGAATGCCGCAGTGGGTGGATGACTTTATCAATGGATGTGTCAATTAATCACATCTGGAAGAATTTTCCTGATCATTTCGCTCGAATGCTCCCTACACCCGATAGAAAGCGGAATTCTGGACAAAAAGGTCCACATCGAATCCCAAGGCCTTGAGCGGAAATTCCGAACCATGCATCTGCCCCCTCGATACTTGGGCAGGTGAATGGATTCACTGATCGTGTAGGCTTGACGGTTAGTCGGGTAAAAATGGGAAGATCCAAATCAGTACAGTTCTGTTTTCAGATGACTCCAATTCGCACGATGGATTCCTTCGCTAGTTTCTTTCGATCTTGTCTAGAAGGGTCAAAATAGCGTGAGTGATAGTATTCTGAGTACGGTTAGCTTGGCTAGGACTAAGTATTCCTTGCATGCTTTCCTTTTCCAAGAGAGACTGTCGTCCCAATAATTGGATGACCGTACTACTCTCATCTGAATTTCTTGCCCAAGTTTCTAGACGTTCCAAGGCTCGTCGGTTATCACCCTTGGCGACAAAATCACGAACTTCCTTCAACAACCCTTCGGGAGGAAGATTGCTATTGTCGGAATCTGGAGCATCTCCCAAAATGGCTTCTTCCATGGCTTCCTCCAACTGCCTTTGCAAATCTTTGATCTCGCTATCAATACT is a window from the Pontibacter sp. G13 genome containing:
- a CDS encoding CsgG/HfaB family protein — protein: MRIAIFTLLVLSTTSIFAQKAYTIKSYSMPMTEKPNYYIKAAKDFVENDQLNEAVIYAAYALEIAEKKKDIKNAQDYLRRFYERTTDINLETIAASEAASQTFENDASAAHKATIVNAYIALDKYSKILKRTDPEKFKPTKKKDPALEFEINRYNTQITEAKATLKEFEQQAAEWHYNQGAELVGSADIASNKKAAKHFRYSYEYVPSFKDAEAQYADARKKGTTRLGVTNFEWSGYEHGNAGASLSNKVIENLVNNASKYEFFEAINREQLDRILDEQQLSVSGLMDESTTVELGNISGVNVILVGQISSCGVDRQRLDARRERFEKSVVVRKEKYINEKGKEKTRNIYGTVYATGVINEKTSSATLTANFMVIDVKTGAVVLAGEVSGQQSWNYTWLSSASGDERAVPSSYKKKEVQFPMEESLLNDALSQAALEVYNKLAPFATEASL
- the gcvP gene encoding aminomethyl-transferring glycine dehydrogenase, which codes for MIKHPDRFQRRHIGPTPGELDHMLSTVGVDSLDDLIGQTVPAKIRLEQPLEAHEALSEHEYLRALKQSAAKNQVFKNYIGLGYYGTVTPSVILRNIFENPGWYTQYTPYQAEISQGRLEALLNFQTMVSDLTGLPIANASLLDEGTAAAEAMAMTYGQKRKKDRKSNANVLLVASTLFPQTIEVLKTRAEAVGIELRIAHPSEFVVDESVFGAVVQYPDNNGEIHGYQALADELHAQKGYLIVAADIMSLLNLEAPASFGADVVVGNTQRFGVPMGFGGPHAAYFATSNEFLRLLPGRIIGVSVDRLGNAAMRMTLQTREQHIRRDKATSNICTAQALLAIMAGMYAVYHGPTGLQAIATRIHRFTATTDKALKALGLNQQNSSYFDTLRIEADVEQQLHIRELAEARGINLRYDDGFVGISLDETTEWSDVEGLVNLFAAWKGVQAPELDLAEANAAISPDFIRKSEFLTHPVFNSHHSETAMMRYIKSLENKDLSLNAAMIPLGSCTMKLNAATELIPVSWPEFSQIHPFAPENQTQGYKEIITELENRLCDITGFAGMSFQPNSGAQGEFAGLLVIRAYHHSRGDHHRNIALIPSSAHGTNPASAVMAGMKVVVVKCDDQGNIDVADLKAKAEQHKDNLSSLMITYPSTHGVFEETIMDICQIIHDNGGQVYMDGANMNAQVGLTSPGRIGADVCHLNLHKTFAIPHGGGGPGVGPIGVAAHLKPFLPGHGLSTIGTDQSIPAVSAAPFGSASILLISYAYLQLLGSEGSKAASEYAILNANYMKSRLEEAYPVLFQGTNGRVAHEFILDLRQFKASLGLEVDDITKRLIDYGFHAPTVSWPVPGTIMVEPTESEPLSELDRFCDAMLSIREEIRELENGLADADDNVLKNAPHTMAEVTSDGWAHAYSRQKAAFPVPSLYQNKFWPSVARVNNTFGDRNVVCTCPPLEAYAEEAAN
- a CDS encoding VOC family protein, translating into MSSQQAIQTGVFCWAELATPNLDAVQPFYAQLFHWNPTPSPDPNGDPYTFCQSGEDTIAGMYAFQPGEAGQYPRWDSYIAVADAQHAVNVARVTGGTILTEPTEVMNMGTMAAIQDPGGAVIRVWQPHKPEPIPAAGAPGTIVWNELATRNTQACTEFYTEVFGWKAEYTEDPMPYTVFWKDDVRAAGMMEMGDNFPKEVPAHWMPYFAADDVDHLQTLAKSLDGEIVVPAQDVPTVGRFAVLQDPGGATFSVIKFSEA
- a CDS encoding SusD/RagB family nutrient-binding outer membrane lipoprotein, with product MKKIFSMLALGALMVASSCSNFVDGLDESPNNPSGVTNGLLLSASQLGTFTAFTGQLARLTSVLTQHSAGTDFQLEDIANYVILEGNNVNEWETIYTKCIVNENQLIEQAGETDPYYRGIAKIMKAMALGLATDLWGDVPSQEASLGINGEDNFNPAYDAQAAVIQDVQTLLDEGIADLSKDVTANVNLPGADDFIHGGDVDAWIKTAWLLKARYANRISKRDSESAAKVLQYLANAGMTGVEDDAMAIFGPNGNENNQWYAFHQNRGGYMMMGEFFIEMLKAQNDPRLPMIATQTTAGEYVGTPLGSVDNSTSITGPYYASPTSAAPLATYVEAKFLEAEASLRSGDVDNAASAFNEAVITHIEKVTGEEAPSEFVDAIASEDGASITLKKIMEQKYVAMFTQIESYSDWRRTGFPELTPNPGGSVAGIPRRLPTPSVERLYNTSAVVTSDILKPVWWDE
- a CDS encoding SusC/RagA family TonB-linked outer membrane protein, yielding MKKVLSFLVFSLLISGMAWAQSTISGRVTDKATGLPMEGVTILLAGTTQGVLTDAAGAYSLEVPAEVKELVVSYINYKPLTIEMTGQTSLDIQLEEDLLQLDEVVVTALGVSREKKSLGYSIQDVDGSELVNSGEVNVVQSLSGKAAGIQVVGSSGTPGASSKILIRGASTFTGENQPLFVVDGVPIDNSTDQSEGEDYPFNDNLQGVNNSNRAIDINPDDIESVSILKGPAAAALYGVRAGNGAIIITTKRGKAGRTTVNFRSTLEISQVNKMPELQDEWAQGNYNADGVPVFNTFDPGPDNLYGTADDVSAGTSASWGPKISDSTNLQAYDNVGDFFQNAVSSSSNLSVAGGTENASFRLSLGFLDQTGVVPNTSFNRASIRLASDVKVNDQIKVGATIGYINSGGNRAQNGSNLSGVMLTLSRTPASFNLAGTGEEGYLYPNGQQRQYFFVYDNPYFTAYKNPFTDQVDRLMGNIYAEYKPLDWLSVTYRLGTDTYTDQRNQIWALGAWNPANAPLGEIWDNTLRSRELYSDLLVRAKYDFTDDLTAELTLGNNLWEKYTQNLFSRGRNISIPGFYNYSNTNDLYVSEVEETQRTAAFFFDANVSFKEMLYLQLTGRNEWASTFGPAKDNFFYPAANLSFVFSELIPDNEILSFGKVRFAIAQAGINPDPYLTRTLYTPPFFTDGFTNGISFPYLAQSGFGFATTLGNANLRPEKVTSTELGFDLRFFLGRLGLDVTLYDQKSEDLLITRPLAGSSGFRFIFGNFGSMRNRGIEAVITGTPVKTDNFSWDIGVNFTRNVNEVLSLADGVEELSIESAFSSIGSFAIVGQPYGALYSTKWERTEDGQLLIDETDGLPIVAAERGNVGNPYPDWLAGIRNTLTYKGFSATALLDIRQGGDVWCGTCARLNRLGRTEASADRERDYVIEGVIENADGTFRANDIAIDAQTYYQNYLGDAGAAVENAVFDGSWIRLREVSLNYRTAINTKFLRSLTVSLSGRNLWLSTDYPGVDPETSLLGAESNVNGFDYFNMPSTKSYMATLSLGF